One Oligoflexus sp. genomic region harbors:
- a CDS encoding endonuclease/exonuclease/phosphatase family protein: MAPRPSPSPFMSVNPPPSDALRFLHWNIKELDSLKLSMPEHLQVEAAAAIIRGLGADLFSINEVHCDPARDNLGDFLKRCDPAQYLSHYRLSPSNTGLRSDPARKIPDRSNFGWFPGQYATGFASRFPLEKTLEIQKLRWKEWDPSMDLGIFNLGGVSPDEIELFDKSFTVHWLTLKGRSLAVICLHTVPAFRFGQDKSPNAIRNKAQLEFLRWFLVGEPKPHMSAIGIEPLPKDQAFIALGDFNCPLRDVHCPGGPVLLNLLNDPRIHPQVARIPLDILGDLPRLDPTITFFADGWDYNRLPTELDYILVSRELKIHQLTVVFANPDRRIHGLYDPDSDLTPLLSALTEPGRQAGLQRGSAFGRSDQVAVVSVREDFARLRAGSDHLPLVLDFSWQD; this comes from the coding sequence ATGGCGCCACGCCCTTCACCTTCACCGTTTATGAGCGTAAACCCACCGCCGTCTGACGCGCTGCGTTTTTTGCATTGGAACATCAAGGAACTCGACAGCCTGAAGCTCAGCATGCCCGAGCACCTTCAGGTGGAAGCGGCCGCCGCCATCATCCGCGGCCTCGGAGCGGATCTTTTTTCCATCAATGAAGTTCATTGTGATCCGGCGCGCGATAACCTCGGCGATTTTTTAAAACGCTGCGATCCAGCTCAGTACCTGTCCCACTATCGTCTTTCTCCCAGCAACACAGGTCTTCGCAGCGACCCGGCGCGAAAAATTCCCGATCGCAGTAACTTCGGCTGGTTTCCAGGCCAGTACGCGACAGGTTTTGCCAGCCGTTTTCCCCTGGAAAAAACCCTCGAAATCCAAAAGCTCCGTTGGAAGGAATGGGATCCTTCGATGGACCTTGGCATCTTCAACCTCGGTGGAGTCAGCCCGGATGAAATCGAACTCTTCGATAAAAGTTTCACCGTTCATTGGCTGACACTGAAGGGAAGATCGCTGGCTGTGATCTGCCTGCACACCGTTCCCGCCTTCAGGTTCGGTCAGGATAAGAGTCCCAATGCGATCCGAAACAAGGCACAGCTCGAATTTCTGCGCTGGTTTCTGGTCGGGGAACCAAAGCCTCATATGAGCGCCATCGGCATTGAACCACTCCCAAAGGATCAGGCCTTCATCGCACTTGGTGATTTCAATTGCCCGCTCCGGGATGTTCACTGTCCGGGTGGTCCCGTGCTTTTGAATCTTCTGAATGATCCGCGCATCCATCCCCAGGTCGCCCGCATTCCGCTCGATATATTGGGGGATTTGCCGCGCCTCGATCCGACCATCACCTTCTTTGCCGATGGCTGGGATTACAACAGGCTGCCCACCGAACTCGATTATATCCTGGTGTCGCGCGAGCTGAAGATTCATCAGCTGACGGTGGTCTTCGCCAATCCCGATCGCCGGATTCATGGACTCTATGATCCGGATTCGGATCTGACGCCGCTATTGAGCGCTTTGACCGAACCCGGTCGTCAGGCAGGACTGCAGCGCGGCTCCGCCTTCGGACGCTCCGATCAAGTCGCTGTGGTGTCAGTGCGCGAGGATTTTGCCCGCTTGCGTGCGGGCAGTGATCATCTTCCCTTGGTTTTGGATTTTTCCTGGCAGGATTGA